A window from Centropristis striata isolate RG_2023a ecotype Rhode Island chromosome 4, C.striata_1.0, whole genome shotgun sequence encodes these proteins:
- the LOC131969667 gene encoding transmembrane protease serine 2-like isoform X1: MHGTQCGDGSCVWDSQWCDGVVDCPAGQDEANCVRLLGSSFLLQIYSTPSKSWRTVCSDSWSEQQGRASCQHIGYRRGTYFKSGQQQTDSDDGFLMFKSDFNPEASILRQLVLRETCPNNSVVTLHCTDCGRGVNSSRASGGQLASAGAWPWHVSLQVGGSNRCGGALISPYWIVTAAHCVARFSSPGDWAVYAGTVGPLGTLFNPSYSVSRIIAHEGFNSVTRKNDIALMRLSKPLDNTASRNIGPVCLPNVGLNITEAQTGWITRYGHTVNGDSGSAHLTEAQVSLIETADCYSSMAYGGRISQDMLCVRETEAGDDMCHTDSGGPLVALKDGVWWLIGDSIWGEHCTQRNRPGVYGNVTYYLDWIYRQMRVKFRERIHL, encoded by the exons ATGCACGGGACACAGTGTGGTGACGGCAGCTGTGTGTGGGACTCCCAGTGGTGTGACGGCGTGGTGGACTGTCCTGCAGGCCAGGATGAAGCTAACTGCG TGAGGCTGCTCGGCTCCAGTTTCCTGCTCCAGATTTACTCGACTCCGAGTAAAAGCTGGAGGACGGTTTGCTCTGACAGCTGGAGCGAGCAGCAGGGGAGAGCAAGCTGCCAGCATATTGGATACAGAAG GGGCACATATTTTAAATCAGGCCAACAGCAGACTGATTCTGATGATGGATTCTTAATGTTTAAGTCTGACTTCAACCCTGAGGCATCCATACTGCGACAGCTTGTGCTCAG AGAAACCTGTCCCAACAACAGTGTGGTGACTTTGCATTGTACTG ATTGTGGGAGAGGGGTGAACTCCAGCAGGGCCTCTGGGGGCCAGCTGGCCTCTGCAGGGGCCTGGCCGTGGCACGTCAGCCTGCAGGTTGGGGGCTCCAACCGATGTGGAGGAGCCCTCATCTCCCCCTACTGGATCGTCACTGCAGCACACTGTGTGGCCAG GTTCTCCAGTCCTGGAGACTGGGCTGTGTATGCTGGGACAGTGGGTCCGTTAGGCACTCTGTTTAACCCTTCTTACTCTGTCAGCCGCATCATAGCCCACGAAGGCTTCAACAGTGTCACCCGCAAGAATGACATCGCTCTGATGAGGCTCTCTAAACCTCTGGACAACACAG CCTCCCGTAATATCGGACCTGTGTGCCTCCCAAATGTTGGTCTAAACATCACTGAGGCTCAGACGGGCTGGATAACACGATATGGTCACACAGTAAATGGAG ACTCTGGCTCTGCACACCTGACGGAGGCTCAGGTTTCTCTCATAGAGACTGCAGACTGTTACAGCTCCATGGCGTACGGCGGCAGGATCTCACAGGACATGTTGTGTGTCAGAGAGACGGAGGCTGGAGACGACATGTGCCAC ACTGACAGTGGCGGCCCTTTGGTGGCCCTGAAGGATGGAGTATGGTGGCTCATAGGAGACAGTATCTGGGGGGAACACTGCACTCAGCGGAACAGGCCAGGAGTTTATGGCAACGTCACCTATTATCTGGACTGGATCTACCGTCAGATGAGGGTAAAATTCAGAGAGAGAATTCATTTGTAA
- the LOC131969667 gene encoding transmembrane protease serine 2-like isoform X2 produces the protein MHGTQCGDGSCVWDSQWCDGVVDCPAGQDEANCVRLLGSSFLLQIYSTPSKSWRTVCSDSWSEQQGRASCQHIGYRRGTYFKSGQQQTDSDDGFLMFKSDFNPEASILRQLVLRETCPNNSVVTLHCTDCGRGVNSSRASGGQLASAGAWPWHVSLQVGGSNRCGGALISPYWIVTAAHCVARFSSPGDWAVYAGTVGPLGTLFNPSYSVSRIIAHEGFNSVTRKNDIALMRLSKPLDNTASRNIGPVCLPNVGLNITEAQTGWITRYGHTVNGDSGSAHLTEAQVSLIETADCYSSMAYGGRISQDMLCVRETEAGDDMCHTDSGGPLVALKDGVWWLIGDSIWGEHCTQRNRPGVYGNVTYYLDWIYRQMRKHQDD, from the exons ATGCACGGGACACAGTGTGGTGACGGCAGCTGTGTGTGGGACTCCCAGTGGTGTGACGGCGTGGTGGACTGTCCTGCAGGCCAGGATGAAGCTAACTGCG TGAGGCTGCTCGGCTCCAGTTTCCTGCTCCAGATTTACTCGACTCCGAGTAAAAGCTGGAGGACGGTTTGCTCTGACAGCTGGAGCGAGCAGCAGGGGAGAGCAAGCTGCCAGCATATTGGATACAGAAG GGGCACATATTTTAAATCAGGCCAACAGCAGACTGATTCTGATGATGGATTCTTAATGTTTAAGTCTGACTTCAACCCTGAGGCATCCATACTGCGACAGCTTGTGCTCAG AGAAACCTGTCCCAACAACAGTGTGGTGACTTTGCATTGTACTG ATTGTGGGAGAGGGGTGAACTCCAGCAGGGCCTCTGGGGGCCAGCTGGCCTCTGCAGGGGCCTGGCCGTGGCACGTCAGCCTGCAGGTTGGGGGCTCCAACCGATGTGGAGGAGCCCTCATCTCCCCCTACTGGATCGTCACTGCAGCACACTGTGTGGCCAG GTTCTCCAGTCCTGGAGACTGGGCTGTGTATGCTGGGACAGTGGGTCCGTTAGGCACTCTGTTTAACCCTTCTTACTCTGTCAGCCGCATCATAGCCCACGAAGGCTTCAACAGTGTCACCCGCAAGAATGACATCGCTCTGATGAGGCTCTCTAAACCTCTGGACAACACAG CCTCCCGTAATATCGGACCTGTGTGCCTCCCAAATGTTGGTCTAAACATCACTGAGGCTCAGACGGGCTGGATAACACGATATGGTCACACAGTAAATGGAG ACTCTGGCTCTGCACACCTGACGGAGGCTCAGGTTTCTCTCATAGAGACTGCAGACTGTTACAGCTCCATGGCGTACGGCGGCAGGATCTCACAGGACATGTTGTGTGTCAGAGAGACGGAGGCTGGAGACGACATGTGCCAC ACTGACAGTGGCGGCCCTTTGGTGGCCCTGAAGGATGGAGTATGGTGGCTCATAGGAGACAGTATCTGGGGGGAACACTGCACTCAGCGGAACAGGCCAGGAGTTTATGGCAACGTCACCTATTATCTGGACTGGATCTACCGTCAGATGAGG aagCATCAAGACGACTGA